The proteins below come from a single Microtus pennsylvanicus isolate mMicPen1 chromosome 13, mMicPen1.hap1, whole genome shotgun sequence genomic window:
- the Gjb4 gene encoding gap junction beta-4 protein, with protein sequence MNWGFLQGLLSGVNKYSTALGRIWLSVVFIFRVLVYVVAAEEVWDDEQKDFICNTKQPGCPNVCYDEFFPVSHVRLWALQLILVTCPSLLVVMHVAYREDRERKHRRKHGPNAPALYSNLNKKRGGLWWTYLLSLIFKAAVDSAFLYIFHRIYKDYDMPRVVACSVNPCPHTVDCYISRPTEKKIFTYFMVVTAAICILLNLSEVAYLVGKRCMEVFRPRRRKASRKHHLPDTCPPYVISQGGHPQDDNAVLTKVGMATVDAGVYP encoded by the coding sequence ATGAACTGGGGGTTTCTACAGGGACTCCTGAGCGGCGTGAACAAGTACTCCACCGCCCTAGGCCGCATCTGGCTGTCGGTGGTTTTTATCTTCCGAGTGCTGGTGTATGTGGTGGCCGCCGAGGAGGTGTGGGATGACGAACAAAAAGACTTTATTTGTAACACCAAGCAACCAGGCTGCCCCAACGTCTGCTATGACGAGTTCTTCCCGGTGTCCCACGTGCGTCTCTGGGCCCTGCAGCTCATTCTGGTCACCTGTCCTTCCCTGCTTGTAGTCATGCATGTGGCCTACCGGGAAGACCGGGAACGGAAGCACCGCCGCAAACATGGGCCCAACGCCCCAGCCCTGTACAGCAACCTGAACAAGAAGAGGGGTGGCCTGTGGTGGACATACCTGCTGAGTCTCATCTTCAAGGCTGCTGTGGACTCGGCTTTCCTATACATCTTCCACCGCATCTACAAGGACTATGACATGCCGCGGGTGGTGGCCTGCTCTGTGAATCCCTGCCCCCACACCGTGGACTGTTACATCTCCCGACCCACGGAgaagaagatcttcacctacTTCATGGTAGTCACGGCCGCCATCTGTATCCTACTCAACCTCAGTGAGGTTGCCTACCTGGTGGGCAAGAGATGCATGGAGGTCTTCCGCCCCCGGCGACGGAAAGCCTCTCGGAAGCACCATCTACCAGATACGTGCCCGCCATATGTGATATCCCAAGGAGGTCACCCACAAGACGATAACGCTGTCCTCACAAAGGTTGGGATGGCCACAGTGGATGCAGGTGTCTATCCGTGA